One Pelodiscus sinensis isolate JC-2024 chromosome 25, ASM4963464v1, whole genome shotgun sequence DNA window includes the following coding sequences:
- the EVA1B gene encoding protein eva-1 homolog B isoform X2, with the protein METRNREMELLSNSMAAYAHIRDNPESFGLYFVLGVCFGLVLTLCLLVIRISCQPHTHSLPAQPRRSLRDVSEDEEEDEEDEDTVDNVAVESLLPITEIPLENHSPADGPLTVNVFASAEELERAQRLEERERIIREIWRNGQPDILGTGTVGRVHYY; encoded by the exons ATGGAGACACGCAACCGGGAGATGGAACTTCTGAGCAACAGCATGGCCGCCTACGCCCACATCCGAG ACAATCCTGAGAGTTTCGGCCTCTATTTTGTCCTGGGCGTCTGCTTCGGCCTGGTGTTAACCCTCTGCTTGCTGGTGATCCGCATCTCCTGCCAGCCGCACACCCACAGcctcccggcccagccccggcgcAGCCTGCGGGACGTCAGCGAGGACGaagaggaggacgaggaggacgAGGACACGGTGGACAACGTGGCGGTGGAGTCCCTGCTGCCCATTACGGAAATCCCCCTGGAGAACCACAGCCCGGCAGATGGCCCCTTGACTGTCAACGTCTTTGCCTCGGCAGAGGAGCTGGAGCGGGCGCAGCGGCTGGAGGAACGGGAGCGTATCATCCGGGAGATCTGGCGCAACGGTCAGCCGGACATCCTGGGCACGGGCACCGTGGGCAGAGTGCACTACTACTGA
- the EVA1B gene encoding protein eva-1 homolog B isoform X1 has protein sequence MAGGGAGLPSPLVSKSDFSCECSSLESNNYCLCAHIWKEVSGSFHWLPALGGAGSQRPSRPGCRGAGSARACARGWKWGEPGAPALRRPCCEGSPRGAAGTSPFSQGRATMETRNREMELLSNSMAAYAHIRDNPESFGLYFVLGVCFGLVLTLCLLVIRISCQPHTHSLPAQPRRSLRDVSEDEEEDEEDEDTVDNVAVESLLPITEIPLENHSPADGPLTVNVFASAEELERAQRLEERERIIREIWRNGQPDILGTGTVGRVHYY, from the exons atggCCGGAGGAGGGGCAGGCTTGCCCTCCCCCCTAGTCTCCAAAAGCGACTTTTCCTGtgagtgcagcagcctggagtCTAACAATTATTGCCTGTGCGCTCACATCTGGAAGGAAGTGAGCGGCTCTTTCCACTGGCTGCctgcactggggggggctggcagccagcgccCGTCCCGCCCCGGCTGCAGAGGGGCCGGGAGCGCCAGAGCCTGCGCCCGCGGCTGGAAATGGGGGGAGCCGGGCGCCCCAGCGCTGCGCCGCCCATGCTGTGAAGGGAGCCCGAGGG GTGCAGCGGGCACGTCCCCCTTCAGCCAGGGGAGAGCCACGATGGAGACACGCAACCGGGAGATGGAACTTCTGAGCAACAGCATGGCCGCCTACGCCCACATCCGAG ACAATCCTGAGAGTTTCGGCCTCTATTTTGTCCTGGGCGTCTGCTTCGGCCTGGTGTTAACCCTCTGCTTGCTGGTGATCCGCATCTCCTGCCAGCCGCACACCCACAGcctcccggcccagccccggcgcAGCCTGCGGGACGTCAGCGAGGACGaagaggaggacgaggaggacgAGGACACGGTGGACAACGTGGCGGTGGAGTCCCTGCTGCCCATTACGGAAATCCCCCTGGAGAACCACAGCCCGGCAGATGGCCCCTTGACTGTCAACGTCTTTGCCTCGGCAGAGGAGCTGGAGCGGGCGCAGCGGCTGGAGGAACGGGAGCGTATCATCCGGGAGATCTGGCGCAACGGTCAGCCGGACATCCTGGGCACGGGCACCGTGGGCAGAGTGCACTACTACTGA